A single genomic interval of Polaribacter vadi harbors:
- a CDS encoding carbohydrate binding domain-containing protein, which translates to MKKIKNFYKIFFLLFLVIACEEDLRDTSFTDAITAPKNVSAIFNITQDNTGSVTITPSAEGAAGFKVIFGDDSDSVTLLPGENANKIYEEGSYNVTIVASNLKGDETEITQPLVVSFKAPENVVVTLENDAAITKQVNITATADFATMYEFYSGETGVNQPAATANIGETIKYQYQTPGIYSTRVIVKGGAIATTEYTEEFEVTEILAPLSAAPTPRNRVETDVVSIFSDKYTNVTLNELPTDWSATNFEATTIDDNNVWKLTNLDFLGMVTNYDTGIDISGMEMMHIDYWVPEGITNGLSVKLVNTTEDPKQEAEVSLGTTIGGSWQSIEINMSDFDAGNLSNKEKITQILIDSDGVAGVVYIDNFYFYKAPAAAPFDGGLLTNGDFENGSDSWLIGVDDSSSAPVVTDGGNTYYSVNVTNANPNEPYLVNVSQKLNIVQGNTYVLTFDAWSDVNRSIIGGIGLSGGDFSNDSKPVNITTTRSQYELILSSESFGAADARVLFDLNGENGLVNIDDVSLKLQVNNLLSNGDFENGSDSWIVGVDDTSSAPVVTDGGNTYYSVNVTNANPNEPYLVNVSQKLEIVQGNTYTLTFDAWSDVERAIIGGIGLSGGDFSNDSKPVDITTTKTNYTLTLSSENFGATDARVLFDLNGENGLVNIDNVVLTIN; encoded by the coding sequence ATGAAAAAAATTAAAAACTTTTACAAAATCTTTTTCTTACTATTTTTAGTAATAGCTTGTGAGGAAGATTTAAGAGACACCTCTTTTACAGATGCAATAACAGCACCAAAAAATGTAAGTGCAATCTTCAATATCACTCAAGATAATACAGGTTCAGTTACAATTACGCCAAGTGCAGAAGGTGCTGCTGGTTTTAAAGTTATTTTTGGAGATGATTCAGATTCAGTAACATTATTACCTGGAGAAAACGCTAATAAAATTTACGAAGAAGGTTCTTATAACGTAACAATTGTAGCTTCTAATTTAAAAGGAGATGAAACTGAAATAACTCAGCCTTTAGTAGTTTCTTTTAAAGCTCCAGAAAATGTAGTTGTTACTTTAGAAAATGATGCAGCAATAACAAAGCAAGTAAACATTACTGCAACAGCAGATTTTGCAACTATGTACGAATTTTATTCTGGAGAAACAGGCGTTAATCAGCCTGCAGCAACAGCAAATATTGGCGAAACTATAAAGTATCAATATCAAACTCCAGGAATTTATTCAACTAGAGTTATCGTAAAAGGTGGTGCCATTGCTACAACAGAATATACAGAAGAATTTGAAGTTACAGAAATTTTAGCGCCTTTATCAGCAGCACCAACTCCTAGAAATAGAGTTGAAACAGATGTTGTATCTATTTTTAGTGATAAATATACAAACGTAACGTTAAATGAATTGCCTACAGATTGGTCAGCTACAAATTTTGAAGCAACAACTATCGATGATAATAATGTTTGGAAACTTACAAATTTAGATTTTTTAGGAATGGTTACTAATTATGATACTGGTATCGATATTTCTGGAATGGAAATGATGCATATTGATTATTGGGTACCTGAAGGAATTACAAACGGATTATCTGTTAAGTTAGTAAATACAACCGAAGATCCTAAGCAAGAAGCAGAAGTTTCTTTGGGAACTACCATTGGTGGCTCTTGGCAAAGTATCGAAATTAATATGTCAGACTTTGATGCAGGAAATTTATCAAATAAAGAAAAAATTACACAAATATTAATTGATTCGGATGGAGTTGCAGGCGTTGTTTATATTGATAATTTCTATTTTTATAAAGCACCAGCAGCTGCACCTTTTGATGGTGGATTACTAACCAATGGAGATTTTGAAAACGGAAGTGATTCTTGGCTAATTGGTGTAGATGACAGTAGTTCAGCACCAGTTGTAACAGATGGAGGAAATACCTATTATTCTGTGAATGTAACAAATGCAAACCCAAATGAGCCTTATTTGGTAAATGTTAGTCAAAAACTTAATATAGTTCAAGGAAACACATATGTTTTAACGTTTGATGCTTGGTCTGATGTAAATAGATCTATAATTGGAGGAATTGGATTAAGTGGAGGAGATTTTTCAAATGATTCAAAACCAGTAAATATTACAACAACAAGATCACAATATGAGTTAATCCTTTCATCAGAATCTTTTGGAGCTGCTGATGCACGTGTTTTGTTCGATTTAAATGGAGAAAATGGTTTGGTAAATATTGATGACGTTTCTTTAAAATTACAAGTAAATAACTTATTAAGCAATGGAGATTTTGAAAACGGAAGCGACTCTTGGATCGTTGGTGTAGATGATACTAGCTCAGCACCTGTTGTAACAGATGGAGGAAATACGTATTATTCTGTAAACGTAACAAATGCAAATCCAAACGAACCATATCTTGTAAATGTTAGTCAGAAATTAGAAATTGTTCAAGGTAACACATATACTTTAACTTTTGATGCTTGGTCAGATGTGGAGAGAGCTATAATTGGTGGTATTGGTTTAAGTGGAGGAGATTTTTCAAATGACTCAAAACCAGTAGACATCACAACAACTAAAACAAATTATACACTTACACTATCTTCGGAAAATTTCGGAGCTACTGATGCTCGTGTTTTATTTGATTTAAATGGAGAAAATGGATTAGTTAATATTGATAATGTTGTTTTAACAATCAACTAA
- a CDS encoding glucan endo-1,3-beta-D-glucosidase → MKNIKNSYIILFSLMIALYGCQENEYSFGEIITPSNIQVTAEIAGADAANPNGDGTGEVKFMVTADNALSYKFVHGATEYVTLTGEQNIIFSNLGLNTYTVSVIASGTAGVSSTKTIQVDVLATYSAPEELKTKLFNFDPATPNAVTSRTWKIKASKDKHFGLGPVGGTKNAEWYGAGPDEKAGVGMYDDRFTFSSDGVFTYITNGDIFGRNPYVVNDLGPNTDGSVNGADIENYAYEDYVGSFQLTAPGGVETINLSSKSFIAYYTGGNFQYEIFDRGTPNELILKTTDANSEFDWWFTIEIE, encoded by the coding sequence ATGAAAAACATAAAAAATAGTTATATAATTCTATTTTCTTTAATGATTGCTCTTTATGGCTGTCAAGAAAATGAGTATTCATTTGGTGAAATTATTACACCATCTAATATACAAGTTACAGCAGAAATTGCTGGAGCAGATGCTGCAAATCCTAATGGAGATGGAACAGGAGAAGTTAAATTTATGGTAACTGCAGATAATGCTTTATCATATAAATTTGTTCATGGAGCAACAGAATATGTAACATTAACAGGAGAGCAAAATATTATTTTCAGTAATTTAGGTTTAAATACATATACTGTTAGTGTAATTGCATCAGGAACAGCAGGTGTGTCTTCAACTAAAACGATTCAAGTAGATGTTTTAGCTACGTATTCAGCTCCAGAAGAGTTAAAAACAAAATTATTCAACTTTGATCCTGCAACACCAAATGCAGTAACTTCAAGAACTTGGAAAATTAAAGCATCAAAAGATAAACATTTTGGTTTAGGTCCAGTTGGTGGAACAAAAAACGCAGAATGGTATGGAGCTGGACCAGATGAAAAAGCTGGTGTTGGTATGTATGATGATCGTTTTACGTTTAGTTCTGATGGAGTTTTTACATACATAACAAATGGAGATATTTTTGGTAGAAATCCTTACGTTGTTAATGATTTAGGTCCAAATACAGATGGAAGTGTAAATGGAGCAGATATAGAAAATTATGCCTATGAAGATTATGTTGGTTCTTTTCAACTTACAGCACCTGGAGGAGTAGAAACCATTAATTTATCTTCGAAATCATTCATAGCATATTATACTGGTGGTAATTTTCAATATGAAATCTTTGACAGAGGAACACCTAATGAGTTGATCTTAAAAACTACAGATGCAAATAGCGAATTTGACTGGTGGTTTACAATAGAAATAGAATAA
- a CDS encoding glycoside hydrolase family 16 protein, protein MMIKEFITNKGFFAFISFFLLIACGSPENGTDTIISTDIFPENLNISVAIIGADSNNLNGDGSGQIKVTANAINAVSYLIKFGDGKEVTNTSGIAEHTYIADGLRTFTIEVFAYSSTENSIGDFKKIDIFISQNGQALVWSDEFNVDGAPNPDNWGYDIGTGNNGWGNGESQYYTNSSNNVIVENGLLKITAKKESFQGANYTSSRLLSKGKFDFTYGTVEVRAKLPTGKGTWPAIWMLGANFETAPWPACGEIDIMEHVGNDQNKIHSTLHYPNNFGGNGNGNSIPVANVSSEFHVYEVVWDKDTILFTVDGTEIHSFSNNGNVPFNHDFFIILNVAMGGSFGGAIDENFTESTMEIDYVKVFQ, encoded by the coding sequence ATGATGATAAAAGAATTTATAACTAATAAAGGCTTCTTTGCCTTTATTAGTTTTTTTTTACTAATTGCTTGTGGTAGTCCAGAAAACGGGACAGACACCATAATTTCAACAGATATATTTCCAGAAAATTTAAATATTTCAGTGGCAATTATTGGAGCTGACTCCAACAATTTAAATGGAGATGGTTCAGGGCAAATAAAAGTAACAGCGAATGCAATAAACGCAGTTTCTTATCTTATTAAATTTGGAGATGGAAAAGAGGTAACAAATACTTCAGGAATAGCAGAACATACTTATATAGCTGATGGTTTAAGAACTTTTACAATAGAAGTATTTGCATATTCTAGCACAGAAAATTCAATTGGAGATTTTAAGAAAATAGACATATTTATTTCACAAAATGGACAAGCATTAGTTTGGTCTGATGAATTTAATGTTGATGGTGCACCAAATCCAGATAATTGGGGCTATGATATTGGAACTGGAAATAATGGTTGGGGAAATGGAGAGTCTCAATATTATACAAATAGTTCCAATAATGTAATTGTAGAAAACGGACTTTTAAAAATTACAGCGAAAAAAGAAAGTTTTCAAGGCGCTAATTATACATCGTCAAGATTATTGTCTAAAGGAAAATTCGATTTCACTTATGGAACAGTAGAAGTAAGAGCAAAATTACCAACTGGGAAAGGTACTTGGCCTGCAATATGGATGTTAGGTGCCAATTTCGAAACAGCTCCTTGGCCTGCTTGTGGTGAAATAGATATTATGGAACATGTTGGGAATGATCAAAATAAAATTCATTCAACATTACATTACCCTAATAATTTTGGTGGAAATGGTAATGGAAACAGTATTCCTGTTGCAAATGTATCTTCTGAATTTCATGTTTACGAAGTAGTTTGGGATAAAGACACCATACTTTTTACTGTGGATGGAACTGAAATTCACTCATTTTCAAATAATGGTAATGTGCCTTTTAATCACGATTTTTTCATCATTTTAAATGTAGCAATGGGAGGAAGTTTTGGTGGAGCAATAGATGAAAATTTCACAGAATCTACAATGGAAATTGATTACGTAAAAGTGTTTCAGTAA
- a CDS encoding glycoside hydrolase family 2 TIM barrel-domain containing protein, giving the protein MKNIFLRLLLFLFTISLYSQTQKVSIVNDAKGMMLTVDGEPFMVNGINWDYVPIGYNVLDAKFWEKSDATIKAGLDEEMPVWQNMGVNAIRTYIGMPPKWITYIYENFGIYTMINHQFGAYGTTINGVYNPKTQYSDPKVRKHLIDEAVNMLNLYKDTPGLLLFMLGNENNYHLTWEGSETDEGIIINDDDVAKQNEARAMYKTFNDAAIAMKKVDTSHPIGICNGDLLYLDIVADECKDIDIYGTNMYRGVSFSDAFSRVDKEFNKPILFTEFGADAFNAKDNKEDQLMQAYYMVNNWKEIYENGYGLGKAENSIGGFTFQSSDGWFKAGFDERKNAEVHDTKASWPSNGYSRDQAAANDKNMNEEWFGIAAKGPTDIRGLYTLYPRASYYALKEAHQLNVFESTPITVENHFKNINLMDAVLRARGDKASMGSTDKIQLTNLRAEFTTFNTGGTLLTTPKFSDGTGQTIPDRRGFDHMQSYYVGVKGQPSANMKAEVNFNILGNVAGNPIDDIFYENVGRPIQVETPNGTTTITDNNRLRVYNAEFEWNAKDFDMRGFYRTGHYHWSYEGDFFNLYPEAYYGPNLDIYNGEILGVEVDGKGALEGLKAAFGPQLFWGANPAVFLKYQKQVGSYGLSAIYHKDIVQGSGIDATGSRILDPEQSRSGVIPPLPTERATFAIERKLNKFGITLGAMWGGKPLNGRSYQDINDNGQVVNDKIQSKDNWGGKAKLTFTDGGFNFYAQGSVMGLVANGGGDPTLVFTGWKLKDSGSGNMTNFLTGIAYNFGGKFQIAPNFLYQKPLIAAMPNGVDAPGRLRNVIDDPFAVRAGNREMTAGEILFTYDPTPATYMYEFDNDRAEDAKFAMNLGFVYRSLPTTQDAAIGFLADRTFFPFEKSAPAQDLWEVNSRIVSKVHPDLGLIANLYYGTGQANGDSERLIYRGGADLRMILNKMKITGMVKVNDWGPFDYHRDFNLTYPLQLMLDVSTSIGKPSWFILPDTKVGLRGTWRSLNEYSPRYSPNETANEFATAPILSPVGFPNGSEWEIRTYIHINIGK; this is encoded by the coding sequence ATGAAGAATATTTTTTTAAGATTGTTACTTTTCTTATTCACTATAAGTTTGTATTCTCAAACCCAAAAAGTATCCATTGTAAACGATGCCAAAGGAATGATGCTAACTGTTGATGGAGAGCCATTTATGGTAAATGGAATTAATTGGGATTATGTGCCAATTGGCTACAATGTTTTAGATGCAAAATTTTGGGAAAAATCAGATGCAACTATTAAAGCTGGTTTAGATGAAGAAATGCCTGTATGGCAAAATATGGGTGTTAATGCCATAAGAACATATATTGGAATGCCTCCAAAATGGATTACTTATATCTATGAGAATTTCGGAATTTATACAATGATAAATCATCAATTTGGAGCTTATGGAACTACAATAAATGGTGTGTATAATCCAAAAACACAATATTCAGATCCAAAGGTTCGTAAACATCTTATTGATGAAGCAGTAAATATGTTAAACCTATACAAAGACACTCCTGGATTGTTACTTTTTATGTTGGGGAATGAAAATAATTATCACTTAACATGGGAAGGTTCTGAAACTGATGAAGGCATTATTATTAATGATGATGATGTTGCAAAACAAAATGAGGCTAGAGCCATGTATAAAACATTTAACGATGCTGCTATCGCAATGAAAAAAGTGGATACCTCTCATCCAATTGGTATTTGTAATGGAGATTTATTGTATTTAGATATTGTTGCAGATGAATGTAAAGATATAGATATCTATGGAACCAATATGTATAGAGGAGTATCCTTTTCTGATGCTTTTTCTAGAGTTGATAAAGAATTTAACAAACCTATTTTATTTACAGAATTTGGTGCTGATGCTTTTAACGCAAAAGATAATAAAGAAGACCAATTAATGCAAGCCTATTATATGGTTAATAATTGGAAAGAAATTTATGAAAATGGATATGGTTTAGGGAAAGCAGAAAATTCTATTGGAGGTTTTACTTTTCAATCTAGTGATGGTTGGTTCAAAGCAGGTTTTGATGAACGTAAAAATGCAGAAGTACATGATACAAAAGCATCTTGGCCAAGTAATGGATATAGCAGAGATCAAGCAGCAGCAAATGATAAAAACATGAATGAAGAATGGTTTGGAATCGCTGCAAAAGGTCCAACAGATATTAGAGGTCTTTATACATTATACCCAAGAGCATCTTATTACGCTTTAAAAGAAGCGCATCAATTAAATGTGTTTGAAAGTACACCAATAACCGTTGAAAATCACTTTAAAAACATCAATCTAATGGATGCTGTTTTAAGGGCAAGAGGAGATAAAGCATCTATGGGTAGTACAGATAAAATTCAACTAACCAATTTAAGAGCAGAATTTACAACTTTTAATACAGGTGGAACTTTGTTAACAACGCCTAAATTTTCAGATGGTACAGGTCAAACAATTCCAGACAGACGAGGTTTTGATCACATGCAATCTTATTATGTTGGGGTAAAAGGACAGCCTTCTGCAAACATGAAAGCTGAAGTTAATTTTAACATTTTAGGAAATGTTGCAGGTAACCCAATTGATGATATTTTCTATGAAAATGTAGGGAGACCAATACAAGTAGAAACTCCAAATGGTACTACAACAATTACAGATAACAATCGATTAAGAGTTTATAACGCAGAATTTGAATGGAATGCCAAAGATTTTGATATGAGAGGTTTTTATAGAACTGGGCATTATCATTGGAGTTATGAAGGAGATTTCTTTAATCTTTATCCAGAAGCTTATTATGGACCAAATTTAGATATCTATAATGGAGAAATTCTAGGTGTTGAAGTTGATGGTAAAGGAGCTTTAGAAGGATTAAAAGCTGCATTTGGACCACAACTTTTTTGGGGAGCAAATCCAGCAGTATTTTTAAAATATCAAAAACAAGTTGGTAGCTATGGTTTATCAGCAATTTATCATAAAGATATTGTTCAAGGAAGTGGAATTGATGCTACAGGAAGTAGAATTTTAGATCCAGAACAATCAAGATCAGGTGTTATACCTCCATTACCAACAGAAAGAGCAACTTTTGCTATCGAAAGAAAACTAAATAAATTTGGAATAACATTAGGCGCAATGTGGGGTGGTAAACCTTTAAATGGTAGAAGTTATCAAGATATAAATGACAATGGTCAAGTTGTAAATGATAAAATCCAGTCTAAAGATAATTGGGGTGGAAAAGCAAAATTAACTTTTACTGATGGTGGTTTTAATTTCTATGCACAAGGTTCTGTTATGGGATTAGTTGCAAATGGAGGAGGAGACCCAACATTAGTTTTTACAGGTTGGAAATTGAAAGATTCTGGTAGTGGAAACATGACCAATTTTTTAACGGGTATTGCTTATAATTTTGGAGGTAAATTTCAAATTGCACCAAATTTTTTATATCAAAAACCACTAATTGCTGCAATGCCAAATGGTGTTGATGCTCCTGGAAGATTAAGAAATGTTATTGATGATCCATTTGCTGTAAGAGCAGGAAATAGAGAAATGACTGCAGGAGAAATTCTTTTTACGTACGATCCTACTCCTGCAACATATATGTATGAGTTTGATAATGATAGAGCAGAAGATGCAAAGTTTGCAATGAATTTAGGTTTTGTATATAGAAGTTTACCAACAACTCAAGATGCAGCAATTGGTTTCTTAGCAGATCGTACTTTTTTCCCTTTCGAAAAATCTGCACCAGCACAAGATTTATGGGAAGTAAATTCGAGAATTGTATCTAAAGTACATCCAGATTTAGGTTTAATTGCCAATTTGTACTATGGAACAGGTCAAGCAAATGGAGATAGTGAAAGACTTATTTATAGAGGTGGAGCGGATTTAAGAATGATCTTAAATAAAATGAAAATTACAGGAATGGTTAAAGTAAACGACTGGGGACCTTTTGATTATCATAGAGATTTTAACTTGACATATCCTTTACAGTTAATGTTAGATGTATCAACATCAATAGGAAAACCAAGTTGGTTTATTTTACCAGATACTAAAGTTGGTTTAAGAGGAACTTGGAGATCACTAAATGAATATTCACCAAGATATTCTCCAAACGAAACAGCCAACGAGTTTGCAACTGCACCAATTTTAAGTCCAGTAGGTTTTCCTAATGGTTCAGAGTGGGAAATTAGAACATACATTCATATTAATATTGGAAAATAA
- a CDS encoding glycoside hydrolase family 16 protein yields MKHIYKRKSQLLILLFLSSVGFTSCDSDETQTVTTLTKLIMQDEFDVNGTPDPTMWNLVEGDGTAEGIPGWGNNELQTYTARAENVTVQNGVLIITADKESYQGSGYTSARLTTKGLFQQQYGRFEARIKLPTGKGIWPAFWLLGDNENGTLSWPQVGEIDIMEYLGDAPTVVLGTIHGPNYSGANAITKEYEILNDRFDNGFHVFGIEWSPNAINYYVDGDLYQSITPETVREKTNGTGEWVYNRPFYIILNIAVGGNLPGSPNENTVFPQRMLVDYVRVYN; encoded by the coding sequence ATGAAACATATATATAAACGAAAATCACAGCTTCTAATCTTACTTTTTTTAAGTTCAGTGGGTTTTACAAGTTGCGATTCAGATGAAACTCAAACTGTGACTACACTTACTAAATTAATAATGCAAGACGAATTTGATGTGAATGGAACTCCAGACCCAACAATGTGGAATTTAGTAGAAGGTGATGGAACTGCAGAAGGAATTCCTGGTTGGGGAAATAACGAATTACAGACTTACACTGCCAGAGCAGAAAATGTAACTGTACAAAATGGAGTTTTAATTATAACTGCAGATAAAGAATCGTATCAAGGTTCTGGATATACTTCAGCAAGACTTACAACTAAAGGTTTGTTCCAACAACAATATGGTAGGTTTGAAGCTCGAATAAAATTACCAACTGGTAAAGGTATTTGGCCAGCTTTTTGGCTTTTAGGAGATAATGAAAATGGAACACTTTCTTGGCCACAAGTTGGTGAAATTGATATTATGGAATACCTAGGAGATGCACCAACTGTAGTTTTGGGAACTATTCATGGACCCAATTATTCTGGAGCTAATGCAATTACTAAAGAATACGAAATTCTAAATGATAGGTTTGATAATGGTTTTCACGTTTTTGGAATTGAATGGAGTCCTAATGCAATTAATTATTATGTAGATGGCGATTTATATCAATCCATAACACCTGAAACAGTAAGAGAAAAAACAAATGGAACAGGAGAATGGGTTTATAACAGACCTTTTTATATCATTTTAAACATTGCTGTTGGTGGTAATTTACCAGGTTCACCAAATGAAAACACTGTTTTTCCTCAAAGAATGTTAGTCGATTATGTAAGAGTTTATAACTAA
- a CDS encoding PKD domain-containing protein, with product MKHLIKKISIFSLVIFSLVFASCEGDNDVETVDQTLVARFTRTINAKTITFINISENATSYVWDFGDSTTSTLINPVKTYLNGNYTVSLTAKNTNGESSTFSDSFIIDGCVDETSENIDPANGSLNWTFFNENGNASFDAFGNIGGGIVNNPVLDAVNSSCNVFAYTKATGCETWSGAGAVLNTPLNFATIQNKIFKIKVLAENQVTEVTLLLEENPFPNNNPFIQRVATITEIGKWQELSFDFSDVNSGTFKNMVIYFERNGVCDGDVYYFDDITQE from the coding sequence ATGAAACATTTAATAAAAAAAATAAGCATCTTTTCTTTAGTGATTTTCTCATTAGTGTTTGCTTCTTGTGAAGGTGATAATGATGTTGAAACAGTAGATCAAACATTAGTAGCAAGGTTTACAAGAACTATAAACGCTAAAACAATAACTTTTATCAACATATCAGAAAATGCTACTTCTTATGTTTGGGATTTTGGAGATAGTACAACATCAACATTAATAAACCCTGTAAAAACCTATTTAAATGGGAATTACACAGTTTCATTAACCGCTAAAAACACAAATGGAGAATCAAGTACTTTTAGCGATTCTTTTATTATTGATGGCTGTGTAGATGAAACATCAGAAAATATTGACCCAGCAAATGGAAGCTTAAATTGGACATTTTTCAATGAAAATGGGAATGCTTCTTTTGACGCTTTTGGAAATATTGGTGGAGGTATTGTTAACAATCCAGTTTTAGATGCAGTAAACTCTAGCTGCAATGTTTTTGCGTATACAAAAGCTACAGGCTGTGAAACTTGGTCTGGTGCAGGCGCTGTTTTAAATACACCTTTAAATTTTGCAACGATTCAAAATAAAATATTTAAAATAAAAGTTTTAGCAGAAAACCAAGTTACAGAAGTAACGTTGCTATTAGAGGAAAATCCGTTTCCTAACAACAATCCATTCATTCAACGAGTTGCAACAATTACAGAAATTGGTAAATGGCAAGAATTATCCTTCGATTTTTCTGATGTAAACTCAGGTACTTTTAAAAATATGGTGATCTATTTTGAAAGAAATGGAGTTTGTGATGGAGATGTCTATTATTTTGATGATATCACGCAAGAATAA
- a CDS encoding glycoside hydrolase family 3 protein, which yields MKNSTFKSLVCCFLLMNFSCKEEVSLSKNEQIEKKVDALLKLMTLEEKIGQMSQIRHFEEDADVHITSKYIGSIIHTEGPTPGKTALDWQKRFTELQKKALSTRLGIPLLFAVDAVHGQNTFEGATIFPHNIGLGATQNAALVEEIAKITALESAATGFNWVFSPCIAIPYNDKWGRVYEAFSESTELTEKLTKASVNGHQGNLSDPKTVMATAKHFIGDGATNFGVEGGETSLSTKEIQERLLAPYKVAVKENIGAIMASFNTITGISMHANKALLTDTLKVGMNFDGILVSDWKAYSRFGGNDIINAGIDVVMAVDGDLGSFHKGLKAGIKNRSVEISRINDAVKRVLRQKFRLGLFENPFPNADLVKEIGTKKHREIAKQAVRESLVLLKNQTQILPLSKETKKIVVVGEHANSAGLQSGGWTIHWQGTKENYKGATTILDGIKQHAKGEVVFDEKATKQQFDADVAIIVVGENPYAEFFGDIGHESNQLELMLTKEHQQYIKTYQEKGVKTIVVLVSGRPLVVTEQIEKSDAFVAAWLLGSEGDGVAEVLFGDYNFKGKLPHSWPTSTEDYKGKYGPNFWDDSIKPLFPFGFGLSY from the coding sequence ATGAAAAACAGCACTTTTAAATCTTTAGTTTGTTGTTTTTTATTGATGAATTTTTCATGTAAAGAAGAAGTTAGTTTGAGTAAAAATGAACAAATAGAAAAAAAAGTAGATGCTCTTCTAAAGTTAATGACTTTAGAAGAGAAAATAGGGCAAATGTCTCAAATTAGGCATTTTGAAGAAGATGCAGACGTTCATATTACTTCAAAATATATTGGTTCTATCATTCATACAGAAGGACCAACTCCAGGAAAAACGGCTTTGGATTGGCAAAAAAGATTTACAGAATTACAAAAGAAGGCATTGTCTACAAGATTGGGCATTCCTTTATTATTTGCTGTTGATGCTGTTCATGGTCAAAATACGTTTGAAGGTGCTACTATTTTTCCACATAATATTGGATTAGGTGCCACTCAAAATGCAGCTTTAGTTGAGGAAATTGCAAAAATTACAGCGTTAGAAAGTGCTGCAACAGGTTTTAATTGGGTTTTTTCGCCTTGTATTGCAATTCCTTATAATGATAAATGGGGACGAGTTTATGAAGCATTTTCAGAAAGTACAGAATTGACAGAAAAATTAACCAAAGCATCAGTAAATGGACATCAAGGAAATTTATCAGATCCAAAAACGGTCATGGCAACTGCCAAACATTTTATTGGTGATGGTGCAACCAATTTTGGTGTTGAAGGTGGAGAAACATCATTATCAACCAAAGAAATACAAGAGCGTTTATTGGCACCTTATAAAGTTGCTGTAAAAGAAAATATTGGTGCAATAATGGCTTCTTTTAATACAATTACAGGAATATCAATGCATGCTAACAAAGCATTATTAACAGATACTTTAAAAGTTGGGATGAATTTCGATGGAATTCTAGTTTCTGATTGGAAAGCGTATTCACGTTTTGGTGGAAATGATATTATAAATGCAGGAATTGATGTGGTAATGGCTGTTGATGGCGATTTAGGGAGTTTTCATAAAGGTCTAAAAGCGGGAATTAAAAACAGATCTGTTGAGATTTCTCGAATTAATGATGCTGTAAAACGAGTTTTACGCCAGAAATTTAGATTGGGTTTATTTGAAAATCCTTTTCCAAATGCAGATTTAGTAAAAGAAATTGGAACCAAAAAACATAGAGAAATTGCAAAACAAGCAGTTAGAGAATCGTTGGTTTTGTTAAAAAATCAGACGCAAATTTTGCCTTTATCAAAAGAAACAAAGAAAATTGTGGTAGTTGGTGAGCATGCAAATTCAGCTGGTTTACAATCTGGAGGATGGACGATTCATTGGCAAGGAACCAAAGAGAATTACAAGGGAGCAACTACTATTTTAGACGGAATTAAACAACACGCAAAGGGCGAAGTTGTCTTCGATGAAAAGGCCACAAAACAGCAGTTTGATGCAGATGTTGCCATTATTGTGGTTGGCGAAAATCCGTATGCAGAATTCTTTGGAGATATTGGTCACGAATCGAATCAGTTAGAGTTAATGTTAACAAAAGAACATCAACAATACATAAAAACATATCAAGAGAAAGGAGTAAAAACGATTGTAGTTTTAGTTTCTGGAAGACCTTTGGTAGTAACAGAACAAATTGAAAAATCAGATGCTTTTGTGGCAGCTTGGTTGTTGGGTTCAGAAGGAGATGGAGTTGCAGAAGTTTTGTTTGGAGATTATAATTTTAAAGGAAAATTGCCTCATTCTTGGCCAACATCAACTGAAGATTATAAAGGAAAATATGGACCTAATTTTTGGGATGATTCCATAAAACCACTATTTCCTTTTGGGTTTGGTTTATCATATTAA